In Oryza brachyantha chromosome 1, ObraRS2, whole genome shotgun sequence, the following are encoded in one genomic region:
- the LOC102707459 gene encoding extradiol ring-cleavage dioxygenase-like yields MGQRQAKPNPAAGHARATTPTPTPTPTRQEQRSGPETEGRRGRGAAAEAMDTFFLSHGSPTLSIDDTIPARQFFKSWLPAAVAGAEPPRAILVVSGHWETATPTVNVIRGNNDTIHDFYGFPKPMYQLKYPAPGAPDVAMKTKQLLEQNGFGPVKEDHSRGLDHGAWVPLMLMYPEANVPVCQLSLQAGRDGAYHYELGKALAPLRGDGVLILGSGSATHNLRRMGPDGTPVPRWAAEFDGWMQEALLGGRHDDVKRCEEKAPHGRVAHPSPDHLYPLHVALGAAGEAAKAELIHHSWTNATLSYASYRFTTAADS; encoded by the exons ATGGGGCAGAGGCAAGCCAAACCCAATCCGGCCGCGGGCCACGCGCGCGCCaccacgccgacgccgacgccgacgccgacgcggcaAGAGCAGCGTAGCGGTCCAGAAaccgaggggaggagggggaggggcgccgcggcggaggccatGGACACCTTCTTCCTGTCGCACGGCTCGCCCACGCTCTCCATCGACGACACGATCCCGGCGCGGCAATTCTTCAAGTCGTggttgccggcggcggtggccggcgccgagccgccgcgggCCATCCTCGTCGTGTCGGGCCACTGGGAGACGGCCACGCCGACGGTCAACGTCATCCGCGGCAACAACGACACCATCCACGACTTCTATGGCTTCCCCAAGCCCATGTACCAG CTGAAGTACCCAGCGCCGGGCGCCCCTGATGTGGCGATGAAGACGAAACAACTCTTGGAGCAAAACGGGTTCGGGCCGGTGAAGGAAGACCACAGCCGCGGGCTGGACCACGGCGCGTGGGTGCCGCTGATGCTCATGTACCCGGAGGCGAACGTGCCGGTGTGCCAGCTCTCCCTGCAGGCCGGCCGCGACGGCGCGTACCACTACGAGCTGGGCAAGGCGCTGGCGCCGCTCCGGGGCGACGGCGTCCTCATCCTCGGCTCCGGGAGCGCCACGCACAACCTCCGCAGGATGGGGCCCGACGGCACGCCGGTGCCGCGGTGGGCGGCGGAGTTCGACGGCTGGATGCAGGAGGCGCTCCTCGGCGGGAGGCACGACGACGTGAAGCGGTGCGAGGAGAAGGCGCCGCACGGCAGGGTGGCGCACCCGTCGCCGGACCACCTCTACCCGCTGCACGTcgcgctcggcgccgccggggaggcggccaAGGCGGAGCTGATCCACCACAGCTGGACCAACGCCACGCTCTCCTACGCGTCGTACCgcttcaccaccgccgccgacagctaa
- the LOC102708025 gene encoding uncharacterized protein LOC102708025, with amino-acid sequence MSATNTKATSLALLLVLITSGSVHQLLRCQLQLAVAAASPSPSPSSRRKIISKDVHDKTVSFTLYQQETMNRTGYVVVPGVDAAAPAAAGVRDAGEPSEDRWPFGSMYVFRDNLTVRADSSSRVAGVAEGSSISTSFDGEDGRRSLSLAKITVRHRGYRGSVSVLGGTRNITQPSVYPVVGGTGDFAYAVGYVRSSPVRSRGPSTQTYKMELRLYWPPHAYYAPVP; translated from the coding sequence ATGTCAGCTACCAACACCAAAGCTACGAGCTTGGCTCTTCTCCTGGTTCTGATCACCTCTGGCTCTGTGCACCAGTTGCTGCGGTGCCAGCTCCAGCTTGCGGTGGCAgcagcgtcgccgtcgccgtcgccgtcgtcgcgtaGAAAGATCATAAGCAAAGACGTCCACGACAAGACGGTCAGCTTCACCCTGTACCAGCAGGAGACCATGAACAGGACCGGCTACGTCGTCGTCCCCGgggtcgacgccgccgcccccgccgccgcgggagtCAGAGACGCCGGGGAGCCCTCCGAGGACAGGTGGCCCTTCGGCAGCATGTACGTCTTCCGCGACAACCTGACGGTGCGCGCCGACAGCTCCTCCCGGGTGGCCGGCGTGGCGGAGGGAAGCTCCATCTCCACGAGcttcgacggcgaggacggccGGAGGAGCCTGTCGCTGGCCAAGATCACGGTCCGCCACCGTGGCTACCGGGGCTCCGTGTCAGTCCTCGGGGGCACGCGCAACATCACTCAGCCATCAGTCTACCCGGTGGTCGGTGGCACCGGCGACTTCGCCTACGCCGTGGGCTACGtccggtcgtcgccggtgcGCTCGCGTGGACCGTCGACGCAGACGTACAAGATGGAGCTTCGCTTGTACTGGCCGCCGCACGCCTATTACGCTCCAGTTCCGTAG